A stretch of Mastacembelus armatus chromosome 1, fMasArm1.2, whole genome shotgun sequence DNA encodes these proteins:
- the marf1 gene encoding meiosis regulator and mRNA stability factor 1 isoform X2, with translation MMEGLGEERSICSSRPFPWLSHPKTEASTLLWKLKDCFSTNETTAPHHTDKETNYMESRKAVLELKDVPPPPHHTSSSQSSQPYSLAPLPLPPPCLPPPQLTQDSHQQQPPPQQRQEGASSKVSICTRCDYCSTDVYGLLGGGGVVGSSSSSSSSSSSSSSSSSSVAGVVSLYMAPGSLGAPISSSCINRSGPCSVASSVHPYKPKPSCGSEVPDTLLGLSYKPQLPSSVATSQPVSSHPYLTCCSGVLHTFPSVSHPCSQPNLFPSSTSVVSSIPSVSSLPAPLHGSCLASSGYYTCGVDCSPSARRSQRGTLGDPPTTAITTTTTSTHFCSNPVHLNVQRTLFVKGAHYCQECLLKPVNGLSSESDSVWPNVPIPQTATLPIPICNGCGTSSDGMVLMPSTSLGNSGQKYGSPENNGPENLPPVGVFWDIENCSVPSGRSAGAVVQRIRSRFFQGHREAEFICVCDISKESKAVIQELNNCQVTVAHINATAKNAADDKLRQSLRRFAETHTAPATVVLVSSDVNFASELSDLRHRHGFQVILVHGNHTSSALLQHAHRHVAFQDITADLPPRMLVKAQPSFNLLYVHNLPVNCDKSLRNAVKLRLRRLSDNCGGKVLSMSEGSAVLRFGSPEAAARARKRMENEDVFGHRISLSFSPRPRDNASPEPELQSQSNHLLQPQTLPQPYQTQDSMFAPLPSISSFSFLPLEKPRSPRRPRRATRPCHTPGPVPERPYSPRRGCSGPPGGAPAKPHQELGSLEDKPRMDFQHLDKGRAAAFPPNSNGETGTPEQLSKPGLTGESIYRRRREGSSPRTVTESPAEQGDRSSGEFQISTPSAFSKLNLHRSFSPLVLSQGSWSSRSVSPCLSSRSSPLLTAPRSPCSEGPFELFSEGAEIQVANLDYRMSRKDLQQTLQDTFSRYGRVKAVELSPHTDYQLKATVQMSLQQAISAVSGLHRYKVGGKRIQVSLVTSGSSKSLAMLSSEIISILQDAPANCLPLFKFTDIYEKKYSRKLVVGDLYRLPDLVAVREQGGSRLVCLLPNSQIRQSPLGSSQSQEGSSSTSGSPVVFEELEYHEPVCRQHYAQQNFSEADFDPDSYKIPFVVMSLTTLASEVHSLLQSHEGTLPLLSFPDCYAAKFSPLQVGSETLEGGVPLEHLITCVPSITIVTAQNGFKVIKWIHNKPPAPNSEPWIQRCKSPVGNPQLIQFSREIIDLLKSQPSCIMPISKFIPSYHHHFAKQCRVSDYGYSKLLELLEAVPHVLQILGMGTKRLLTLTHRAQVKRFTQDLLKLLKFQASKQVALKDFMQAYHWCFSRDWRVTDYGMCDLMDLLTEIPDSTITIAHQDTDTVISVPKRERTVEEMERTRQFGKEVVDLLRHQPHCRMPFSKFIPTYHHHFGRQCKLSYYGFTKLMELFEAIPDVLMVLECGEEKVLTLTEVERIKALAAQLVKLLRAQKNSSLPVSQLLTEYSKTFGYGLRLQDYDASSLPALLTKLCHVVKVVDGSEGREVQLINRKSLRLLTSQLLALLMSQEEEQVISGLKVEELSQQYLTVYGALLNPCEYGFLSLSELLKSLPYLVELYHDETDENNKAGSTQSGQGEGWVRLTRLYQFARNLRALLHTYHYNQIFLTEFPGAYHKFMGHILEPRSYGYANTDELLSAVPQVVWIKGHGHKRIIVLKNDMKARASSSVPNSPQPGGNTESPRDSPMSSMSGGQSSDNTGGDVATESELMCLASPVDLLCGPVPSCLPSPQLHPDPVLLQQTDLIHFEDNTPPPKENDEPEVAAAAVTDTTSAPPDGSGNTDNSTGPKPPPAPDTKAPLSIGSPSRRATRSKIRLAPNFSFTAGL, from the exons ATGATGGAAGGACTGGGAGAGGAGAGATCCATATGCAGCTCTAGACCCTTCCCATGGCTCAGTCACCCCAAAACGGAGGCCTCAACCCTGCTATGGAAACTCAAAGACTGCTTCTCCACAAATGAGACAACCGCTCCTCATCACACAGATAAAGAA ACAAATTACATGGAGAGCAGAAAGGCTGTACTGGAATTGAAAgatgttcctcctcctccacaccaTACTTCCTCCTCCCAATCATCCCAGCCCTACTCTCTGGCCCCTCTCCCTTTGCCTCCTCCATGCTTGCCTCCTCCTCAGCTTACGCAAGACTCCCACCAACAACAGCCCCCACCACAGCAGCGACAAGAAGGGGCTAGCTCCAAAGTAAGCATTTGCACTCGCTGTGACTATTGCAGCACAGATGTTTATGGGTTATTAGGTGGTGGAGGTGTTGTtggtagtagtagcagcagcagcagcagcagcagcagcagcagcagcagcagcagtagcgtTGCTGGTGTTGTTTCACTTTACATGGCACCAGGGTCTTTGGGAGCacccatcagcagcagctgtatTAACAGGTCTGGGCCTTGCTCTGTAGCCTCATCTGTTCATCCGTATAAACCTAAGCCAAGCTGTGGAAGTGAAGTTCCTGATACTTTGCTCGGTCTTAGTTACAAGCCTCAGCTGCCCTCTTCTGTTGCTACCTCTCAGCCTGTGTCATCACACCCCTACCTCACCTGCTGCTCAGGGGTTCTCCATACCTTCCCATCTGTATCTCATCCATGCAGTCAACCCAACCTGtttccctcctccacctctgtaGTTTCTTCTATCCCTTCTGTTTCCTCTCTACCTGCTCCCTTGCATGGCTCTTGCCTGGCCTCTTCTGGCTACTATACCTGTGGTGTGGACTGCAGCCCATCAGCCAGAAGATCCCAGAGAGGCACACTTGGTGATCCCCCAACCACTGCCATCACTACTACAACCACCTCAACACACTTCTGCTCTAATCCTGTGCACCTAAATGTACAACGCACGCTTTTTGTGAAGGGTGCACACTACTGCCAGGAGTGCTTGTTAAAG CCTGTGAATGGTCTGTCATCAGAGTCAGACAGTGTGTGGCCCAATGTTCCTATTCCTCAGACTGCAACTCTTCCTATACCCATTTGTAATGGCTGTGGCACCTCCTCAGATGGCATGGTGCTCATGCCATCGACCAGTCTTGGCAACAGTGGTCAGAAGTATG GTTCCCCAGAGAATAATGGTCCTGAGAACCTCCCTCCAGTGGGTGTCTTCTGGGACATTGAGAACTGCAGTGTTCCCAGTGGACGTTCTGCTGGAGCTGTGGTCCAGCGTATTCGCAGCCGTTTCTTCCAAGGTCACCGTGAAGCAGAATTCATTTGTGTCTGTGATATCAGCAAGGAGAGTAAAGCAGTCATCCAAGAGCTCAATAACTGCCAG GTCACTGTTGCACATATCAATGCCACAGCCAAGAATGCTGCAGATGATAAGCTTCGCCAGAGCCTGCGGCGCTTTGCTGAGACCCACACTGCACCTGCGACTGTTGTACTAGTGTCCT CGGATGTGAACTTTGCAAGTGAGCTGAGTGACTTGCGTCATCGCCATGGTTTCCAGGTAATCTTGGTCCATGGCAACCATACATCTTCAGCCCTACTGCAGCACGCCCACCGCCATGTTGCCTTTCAGGATATCACAGCTGACCTGCCACCACGAATGCTTGTTAAAGCACAG CCCAGTTTCAACCTCCTCTATGTGCACAACCTCCCTGTCAACTGTGACAAGAGCCTGCGGAACGCTGTGAAGCTCAGGCTCCGCCGCCTGTCAGACAACTGTGGTGGCAAGGTGCTGAGCATGTCCGAGGGCTCAGCAGTCCTCCGTTTTGGCAGCCCTGAGGCAGCTGCACGTGCCCGCAAACGAATGGAAAATGAGGATGTGTTTGGCCACAGAATCAGCCTCTCCTTCTCCCCACGGCCCAGAGACAATGCAAGTCCTGAGCCTGAGCTTCAGTCTCAGTCCAATCACTTGCTTCAGCCTCAGACTCTACCCCAGCCCTATCAGACTCAGGATTCAATGTTTGCCCCTCTACCCTCTAtatcctccttttcttttctgcctCTGGAGAAGCCCCGGTCACCCAGGAGGCCACGGCGAGCAACCCGCCCATGCCACACCCCTGGCCCAGTGCCTGAAAGGCCCTACAGCCCCAGGAGGGGGTGCAGTGGGCCACCCGGTGGTGCTCCAGCCAAGCCCCATCAG GAGCTGGGTAGTTTGGAGGACAAGCCCAGGATGGACTTCCAACACTTGGATAAAGGGCGTGCTGCTGCTTTTCCCCCCAACAGTAATGGTGAGACAGGAACCCCAGAGCAGCTGTCCAAGCCTGGCCTGACTGGAGAATCCATATACAGAAGGAG AAGAGAGGGCTCCAGTCCTCGCACTGTCACTGAATCCCCTGCAGAACAAGGGGATAGGAGCTCAGGGGAGTTCCAGATTAGCACACCCTCAGCCTTCAGCAAATTGAACCTCCACAGGAGCTTCAGTCCCCTCGTCCTCTCCCAGGGCTCCTGGTCTTCCAG GAGTGTGTCCCCCTGCCTGTCCAGCCGCTCCTCACCTCTGCTCACTGCTCCTCGTAGCCCTTGTTCTGAAGGTCCTTTTGAGCTTTTCTCAGAGGGGGCAGAGATCCAGGTGGCCAACCTGGACTACAGAATGTCCCGTAAAGATCTGCAGCAGACACTGCAAGACACTTTCTCCCGATATGGGCGG GTCAAAGCTGTGGAGCTTAGCCCGCACACTGACTATCAGTTGAAGGCCACAGTTCAGATGTCACTACAGCAGGCCATCAGTGCAGTCAGTGGCCTGCACCGTTACAAGGTTGGAGGCAAGCGCATTCAGGTGTCTCTGGTCACCAGTGGCAGCAGCAAATCTCTTGCCATGCTCAG CTCTGAGATCATCAGCATTCTTCAGGATGCACCTGCTAATTGTCTGCCTCTATTCAAGTTCACTGACATATATGAAAAGAA ATATTCTCGTAAGCTCGTGGTTGGGGATCTATACAGGCTACCAGACCTGGTGGCAGTGCGGGAACAGGGAGGCTCAAGGCTTGTGTGCCTTCTGCCGAACAGCCAAATTCGTCAGAGTCCACTGGGTTCTTCCCAGTCCCAGGAGggctcctcctccaccagcggAAGTCCTGTGGTGTTTGAGGAGCTGGAATATCATGAACCTGTCTGTAGACAACACTATGCACAGCAGAATTTCAg TGAGGCAGACTTTGACCCTGACTCCTATAAAATCCCATTTGTTGTGATGTCTCTGACCACATTGGCTTCTGAGGTCCACAGTCTGTTGCAGTCACATGAGGGCACCCTTCCTCTGCTCAG TTTTCCAGACTGTTATGCAGCAAAATTCAGCCCACTACAGGTTGGCAGTGAGACACTAGAGGGTGGTGTTCCCCTGGAGCACCTCATTACCTGTGTTCCCAGTATCACAATAGTTACAGCTCAGAATGGTTTCAAAGTCATCAAGTGGATCCACAACAAACCACCAGCACCAAATTCTG aACCTTGGATTCAGCGCTGCAAAAGTCCAGTTGGCAACCCACAGCTCATTCAATTCAGCCGAGAGATTATTGACCTGTTGAAGAGTCAGCCATCTTGCATCATGCCGATCAGCAAGTTCATACCCTCATACCACCATCACTTTGCCAAGCAGTGCCGTGTTTCTGACTATGGCTACTCCAAGCTGCTGGAGCTTCTGGAGGCTGTGCCACATGTCTTGCAG ATCCTGGGAATGGGTACCAAACGCCTCCTGACCCTGACACATCGTGCTCAGGTGAAGCGTTTCACCCAAGACCTGCTGAAATTGCTTAAATTTCAAGCCAGCAAGCAAGTGGCACTCAAGGACTTCATGCAGGCATATCACTG GTGCTTCTCCAGAGACTGGAGAGTGACCGACTATGGAATGTGTGACCTAATGGACCTTCTGACTGAAATCCCCGATTCTACCATCACCATTGCACATCAGGATACAGACACAGTCATCTCTGTTCCTAAGAGAG AGCGTACAGTGGAGGAAATGGAGCGCACCAGGCAGTTTGGGAAGGAGGTGGTGGACTTACTTCGTCACCAGCCTCACTGTCGAATGCCCTTTAGTAAGTTCATTCCCACCTACCACCATCACTTTGGTCGTCAGTGCAAGCTCAGCTACTACGGCTTCACCAAGCTCATGGAACTGTTTGAGGCAATCCCAGATGTACTGATG GTGTTGGAGTGTGGTGAGGAGAAAGTGCTGACCCTGACAGAGGTGGAGCGTATCAAGGCCCTGGCGGCTCAGCTGGTCAAGCTGCTTCGGGCCCAGAAAAACTCCAGCCTTCCTGTCAGCCAGCTGCTCACAGAGTACAGCAAGACTTTTGGATATGGTCTACGCCTGCAGGACTATGATGCTAGTTCCCTGCCAGCACTGCTGACCAAACTCTGCCATGTTGTCAAG GTGGTGGATGGCTCAGAGGGCCGGGAAGTGCAGTTGATCAACAGGAAGTCTCTGCGCTTGCTAACCTCCCAGCTGCTGGCTCTACTCATGTCTcaagaggaggagcaggtcaTCAGCGGTCTGAAGGTGGAAGAACTGAGCCAGCAATACCTTACTGTCTATGGAGCCCTGCTCAACCCATGTGAATATGGGTTCCTCTCCCTCAGCGAGCTACTTAAAAGTCTGCCCTACCTTGTAGAG CTGTACCATGatgaaactgatgaaaacaataAAGCTGGCAGCACTCAAAGTGGTCAGGGTGAAGGGTGGGTGAGGCTGACCAGGCTTTACCAGTTCGCCCGTAACTTGCGTGCCCTGCTCCACACCTACCATTATAACCAGATCTTCCTGACTGAGTTCCCCGGGGCTTACCACAAATTTATGGGCCACATTCTTGAACCACGTTCCTATGGATATGCCAACACTGATGAACTGCTCAGTGCTGTTCCACAG GTAGTCTGGATCAAAGGCCATGGTCACAAGAGGATTATCGTTTTGAAGAACGATATGAAAG cAAGGGCAAGCTCCTCAGTCCCCAACAGCCCCCAGCCAGGGGGGAACACAGAAAGCCCCAGAGACAGCCCAATGAGCAGCATGTCTGGAGGCCAGAGTTCAGATAACACAG GTGGTGATGTAGCCACAGAGTCGGAGCTCATGTGTCTGGCATCCCCAGTGGACCTGTTGTGTGGTCCTGTACCATCCTGCCTACCGTCACCTCAGCTCCATCCCGACCCCGTTCTCCTGCAGCAGACAGACCTGATCCACTTTGAGGACAACACTCCACCACCAAAAG AGAACGATGAACCTGAggtagcagctgcagcagtcactGACACCACTTCTGCTCCACCTGATGGGTCCGGCAACACAGACAACTCCACAGGCCCCAAACCTCCACCAGCCCCCGACACGAAGGCCCCTTTGTCCATAGGCAGTCCCAGCAGAAGGGCCACACGCAGCAAAATCAGGCTAGCTCCCAACTTCTCATTCACAGCAGGCCTTTGA
- the marf1 gene encoding meiosis regulator and mRNA stability factor 1 isoform X3 produces the protein MMEGLGEERSICSSRPFPWLSHPKTEASTLLWKLKDCFSTNETTAPHHTDKEIFQTNYMESRKAVLELKDVPPPPHHTSSSQSSQPYSLAPLPLPPPCLPPPQLTQDSHQQQPPPQQRQEGASSKVSICTRCDYCSTDVYGLLGGGGVVGSSSSSSSSSSSSSSSSSSVAGVVSLYMAPGSLGAPISSSCINRSGPCSVASSVHPYKPKPSCGSEVPDTLLGLSYKPQLPSSVATSQPVSSHPYLTCCSGVLHTFPSVSHPCSQPNLFPSSTSVVSSIPSVSSLPAPLHGSCLASSGYYTCGVDCSPSARRSQRGTLGDPPTTAITTTTTSTHFCSNPVHLNVQRTLFVKGAHYCQECLLKPVNGLSSESDSVWPNVPIPQTATLPIPICNGCGTSSDGMVLMPSTSLGNSGQKYGSPENNGPENLPPVGVFWDIENCSVPSGRSAGAVVQRIRSRFFQGHREAEFICVCDISKESKAVIQELNNCQVTVAHINATAKNAADDKLRQSLRRFAETHTAPATVVLVSSDVNFASELSDLRHRHGFQVILVHGNHTSSALLQHAHRHVAFQDITADLPPRMLVKAQPRSPRRPRRATRPCHTPGPVPERPYSPRRGCSGPPGGAPAKPHQELGSLEDKPRMDFQHLDKGRAAAFPPNSNGETGTPEQLSKPGLTGESIYRRRREGSSPRTVTESPAEQGDRSSGEFQISTPSAFSKLNLHRSFSPLVLSQGSWSSRSVSPCLSSRSSPLLTAPRSPCSEGPFELFSEGAEIQVANLDYRMSRKDLQQTLQDTFSRYGRVKAVELSPHTDYQLKATVQMSLQQAISAVSGLHRYKVGGKRIQVSLVTSGSSKSLAMLSSEIISILQDAPANCLPLFKFTDIYEKKYSRKLVVGDLYRLPDLVAVREQGGSRLVCLLPNSQIRQSPLGSSQSQEGSSSTSGSPVVFEELEYHEPVCRQHYAQQNFSEADFDPDSYKIPFVVMSLTTLASEVHSLLQSHEGTLPLLSFPDCYAAKFSPLQVGSETLEGGVPLEHLITCVPSITIVTAQNGFKVIKWIHNKPPAPNSEPWIQRCKSPVGNPQLIQFSREIIDLLKSQPSCIMPISKFIPSYHHHFAKQCRVSDYGYSKLLELLEAVPHVLQILGMGTKRLLTLTHRAQVKRFTQDLLKLLKFQASKQVALKDFMQAYHWCFSRDWRVTDYGMCDLMDLLTEIPDSTITIAHQDTDTVISVPKRERTVEEMERTRQFGKEVVDLLRHQPHCRMPFSKFIPTYHHHFGRQCKLSYYGFTKLMELFEAIPDVLMVLECGEEKVLTLTEVERIKALAAQLVKLLRAQKNSSLPVSQLLTEYSKTFGYGLRLQDYDASSLPALLTKLCHVVKVVDGSEGREVQLINRKSLRLLTSQLLALLMSQEEEQVISGLKVEELSQQYLTVYGALLNPCEYGFLSLSELLKSLPYLVELYHDETDENNKAGSTQSGQGEGWVRLTRLYQFARNLRALLHTYHYNQIFLTEFPGAYHKFMGHILEPRSYGYANTDELLSAVPQVVWIKGHGHKRIIVLKNDMKARASSSVPNSPQPGGNTESPRDSPMSSMSGGQSSDNTGGDVATESELMCLASPVDLLCGPVPSCLPSPQLHPDPVLLQQTDLIHFEDNTPPPKENDEPEVAAAAVTDTTSAPPDGSGNTDNSTGPKPPPAPDTKAPLSIGSPSRRATRSKIRLAPNFSFTAGL, from the exons ATGATGGAAGGACTGGGAGAGGAGAGATCCATATGCAGCTCTAGACCCTTCCCATGGCTCAGTCACCCCAAAACGGAGGCCTCAACCCTGCTATGGAAACTCAAAGACTGCTTCTCCACAAATGAGACAACCGCTCCTCATCACACAGATAAAGAA atattccaGACAAATTACATGGAGAGCAGAAAGGCTGTACTGGAATTGAAAgatgttcctcctcctccacaccaTACTTCCTCCTCCCAATCATCCCAGCCCTACTCTCTGGCCCCTCTCCCTTTGCCTCCTCCATGCTTGCCTCCTCCTCAGCTTACGCAAGACTCCCACCAACAACAGCCCCCACCACAGCAGCGACAAGAAGGGGCTAGCTCCAAAGTAAGCATTTGCACTCGCTGTGACTATTGCAGCACAGATGTTTATGGGTTATTAGGTGGTGGAGGTGTTGTtggtagtagtagcagcagcagcagcagcagcagcagcagcagcagcagcagcagtagcgtTGCTGGTGTTGTTTCACTTTACATGGCACCAGGGTCTTTGGGAGCacccatcagcagcagctgtatTAACAGGTCTGGGCCTTGCTCTGTAGCCTCATCTGTTCATCCGTATAAACCTAAGCCAAGCTGTGGAAGTGAAGTTCCTGATACTTTGCTCGGTCTTAGTTACAAGCCTCAGCTGCCCTCTTCTGTTGCTACCTCTCAGCCTGTGTCATCACACCCCTACCTCACCTGCTGCTCAGGGGTTCTCCATACCTTCCCATCTGTATCTCATCCATGCAGTCAACCCAACCTGtttccctcctccacctctgtaGTTTCTTCTATCCCTTCTGTTTCCTCTCTACCTGCTCCCTTGCATGGCTCTTGCCTGGCCTCTTCTGGCTACTATACCTGTGGTGTGGACTGCAGCCCATCAGCCAGAAGATCCCAGAGAGGCACACTTGGTGATCCCCCAACCACTGCCATCACTACTACAACCACCTCAACACACTTCTGCTCTAATCCTGTGCACCTAAATGTACAACGCACGCTTTTTGTGAAGGGTGCACACTACTGCCAGGAGTGCTTGTTAAAG CCTGTGAATGGTCTGTCATCAGAGTCAGACAGTGTGTGGCCCAATGTTCCTATTCCTCAGACTGCAACTCTTCCTATACCCATTTGTAATGGCTGTGGCACCTCCTCAGATGGCATGGTGCTCATGCCATCGACCAGTCTTGGCAACAGTGGTCAGAAGTATG GTTCCCCAGAGAATAATGGTCCTGAGAACCTCCCTCCAGTGGGTGTCTTCTGGGACATTGAGAACTGCAGTGTTCCCAGTGGACGTTCTGCTGGAGCTGTGGTCCAGCGTATTCGCAGCCGTTTCTTCCAAGGTCACCGTGAAGCAGAATTCATTTGTGTCTGTGATATCAGCAAGGAGAGTAAAGCAGTCATCCAAGAGCTCAATAACTGCCAG GTCACTGTTGCACATATCAATGCCACAGCCAAGAATGCTGCAGATGATAAGCTTCGCCAGAGCCTGCGGCGCTTTGCTGAGACCCACACTGCACCTGCGACTGTTGTACTAGTGTCCT CGGATGTGAACTTTGCAAGTGAGCTGAGTGACTTGCGTCATCGCCATGGTTTCCAGGTAATCTTGGTCCATGGCAACCATACATCTTCAGCCCTACTGCAGCACGCCCACCGCCATGTTGCCTTTCAGGATATCACAGCTGACCTGCCACCACGAATGCTTGTTAAAGCACAG CCCCGGTCACCCAGGAGGCCACGGCGAGCAACCCGCCCATGCCACACCCCTGGCCCAGTGCCTGAAAGGCCCTACAGCCCCAGGAGGGGGTGCAGTGGGCCACCCGGTGGTGCTCCAGCCAAGCCCCATCAG GAGCTGGGTAGTTTGGAGGACAAGCCCAGGATGGACTTCCAACACTTGGATAAAGGGCGTGCTGCTGCTTTTCCCCCCAACAGTAATGGTGAGACAGGAACCCCAGAGCAGCTGTCCAAGCCTGGCCTGACTGGAGAATCCATATACAGAAGGAG AAGAGAGGGCTCCAGTCCTCGCACTGTCACTGAATCCCCTGCAGAACAAGGGGATAGGAGCTCAGGGGAGTTCCAGATTAGCACACCCTCAGCCTTCAGCAAATTGAACCTCCACAGGAGCTTCAGTCCCCTCGTCCTCTCCCAGGGCTCCTGGTCTTCCAG GAGTGTGTCCCCCTGCCTGTCCAGCCGCTCCTCACCTCTGCTCACTGCTCCTCGTAGCCCTTGTTCTGAAGGTCCTTTTGAGCTTTTCTCAGAGGGGGCAGAGATCCAGGTGGCCAACCTGGACTACAGAATGTCCCGTAAAGATCTGCAGCAGACACTGCAAGACACTTTCTCCCGATATGGGCGG GTCAAAGCTGTGGAGCTTAGCCCGCACACTGACTATCAGTTGAAGGCCACAGTTCAGATGTCACTACAGCAGGCCATCAGTGCAGTCAGTGGCCTGCACCGTTACAAGGTTGGAGGCAAGCGCATTCAGGTGTCTCTGGTCACCAGTGGCAGCAGCAAATCTCTTGCCATGCTCAG CTCTGAGATCATCAGCATTCTTCAGGATGCACCTGCTAATTGTCTGCCTCTATTCAAGTTCACTGACATATATGAAAAGAA ATATTCTCGTAAGCTCGTGGTTGGGGATCTATACAGGCTACCAGACCTGGTGGCAGTGCGGGAACAGGGAGGCTCAAGGCTTGTGTGCCTTCTGCCGAACAGCCAAATTCGTCAGAGTCCACTGGGTTCTTCCCAGTCCCAGGAGggctcctcctccaccagcggAAGTCCTGTGGTGTTTGAGGAGCTGGAATATCATGAACCTGTCTGTAGACAACACTATGCACAGCAGAATTTCAg TGAGGCAGACTTTGACCCTGACTCCTATAAAATCCCATTTGTTGTGATGTCTCTGACCACATTGGCTTCTGAGGTCCACAGTCTGTTGCAGTCACATGAGGGCACCCTTCCTCTGCTCAG TTTTCCAGACTGTTATGCAGCAAAATTCAGCCCACTACAGGTTGGCAGTGAGACACTAGAGGGTGGTGTTCCCCTGGAGCACCTCATTACCTGTGTTCCCAGTATCACAATAGTTACAGCTCAGAATGGTTTCAAAGTCATCAAGTGGATCCACAACAAACCACCAGCACCAAATTCTG aACCTTGGATTCAGCGCTGCAAAAGTCCAGTTGGCAACCCACAGCTCATTCAATTCAGCCGAGAGATTATTGACCTGTTGAAGAGTCAGCCATCTTGCATCATGCCGATCAGCAAGTTCATACCCTCATACCACCATCACTTTGCCAAGCAGTGCCGTGTTTCTGACTATGGCTACTCCAAGCTGCTGGAGCTTCTGGAGGCTGTGCCACATGTCTTGCAG ATCCTGGGAATGGGTACCAAACGCCTCCTGACCCTGACACATCGTGCTCAGGTGAAGCGTTTCACCCAAGACCTGCTGAAATTGCTTAAATTTCAAGCCAGCAAGCAAGTGGCACTCAAGGACTTCATGCAGGCATATCACTG GTGCTTCTCCAGAGACTGGAGAGTGACCGACTATGGAATGTGTGACCTAATGGACCTTCTGACTGAAATCCCCGATTCTACCATCACCATTGCACATCAGGATACAGACACAGTCATCTCTGTTCCTAAGAGAG AGCGTACAGTGGAGGAAATGGAGCGCACCAGGCAGTTTGGGAAGGAGGTGGTGGACTTACTTCGTCACCAGCCTCACTGTCGAATGCCCTTTAGTAAGTTCATTCCCACCTACCACCATCACTTTGGTCGTCAGTGCAAGCTCAGCTACTACGGCTTCACCAAGCTCATGGAACTGTTTGAGGCAATCCCAGATGTACTGATG GTGTTGGAGTGTGGTGAGGAGAAAGTGCTGACCCTGACAGAGGTGGAGCGTATCAAGGCCCTGGCGGCTCAGCTGGTCAAGCTGCTTCGGGCCCAGAAAAACTCCAGCCTTCCTGTCAGCCAGCTGCTCACAGAGTACAGCAAGACTTTTGGATATGGTCTACGCCTGCAGGACTATGATGCTAGTTCCCTGCCAGCACTGCTGACCAAACTCTGCCATGTTGTCAAG GTGGTGGATGGCTCAGAGGGCCGGGAAGTGCAGTTGATCAACAGGAAGTCTCTGCGCTTGCTAACCTCCCAGCTGCTGGCTCTACTCATGTCTcaagaggaggagcaggtcaTCAGCGGTCTGAAGGTGGAAGAACTGAGCCAGCAATACCTTACTGTCTATGGAGCCCTGCTCAACCCATGTGAATATGGGTTCCTCTCCCTCAGCGAGCTACTTAAAAGTCTGCCCTACCTTGTAGAG CTGTACCATGatgaaactgatgaaaacaataAAGCTGGCAGCACTCAAAGTGGTCAGGGTGAAGGGTGGGTGAGGCTGACCAGGCTTTACCAGTTCGCCCGTAACTTGCGTGCCCTGCTCCACACCTACCATTATAACCAGATCTTCCTGACTGAGTTCCCCGGGGCTTACCACAAATTTATGGGCCACATTCTTGAACCACGTTCCTATGGATATGCCAACACTGATGAACTGCTCAGTGCTGTTCCACAG GTAGTCTGGATCAAAGGCCATGGTCACAAGAGGATTATCGTTTTGAAGAACGATATGAAAG cAAGGGCAAGCTCCTCAGTCCCCAACAGCCCCCAGCCAGGGGGGAACACAGAAAGCCCCAGAGACAGCCCAATGAGCAGCATGTCTGGAGGCCAGAGTTCAGATAACACAG GTGGTGATGTAGCCACAGAGTCGGAGCTCATGTGTCTGGCATCCCCAGTGGACCTGTTGTGTGGTCCTGTACCATCCTGCCTACCGTCACCTCAGCTCCATCCCGACCCCGTTCTCCTGCAGCAGACAGACCTGATCCACTTTGAGGACAACACTCCACCACCAAAAG AGAACGATGAACCTGAggtagcagctgcagcagtcactGACACCACTTCTGCTCCACCTGATGGGTCCGGCAACACAGACAACTCCACAGGCCCCAAACCTCCACCAGCCCCCGACACGAAGGCCCCTTTGTCCATAGGCAGTCCCAGCAGAAGGGCCACACGCAGCAAAATCAGGCTAGCTCCCAACTTCTCATTCACAGCAGGCCTTTGA